The genomic region CGCCTGCACAGCTGGCTCTGCTACCGCCTGGACACCCAGGCCCTCGCCAAGCTCGGCATCCGGCCGGGAGATTCAGCGCTGCTGACCACCCTCGACGATGCACAGCGAGTCGCGGACATGGCAAACGACAATCACGGCACCCACGACGGCACCCCCGAAGACATCACCTGGATTCCCGCGCTCATCACCGAGCACGACATCGACGAGGTTCCATCAGCGGGCTTGCGCCCAGCCGACGAAACGCGGTGTCAGGTCGGGTAGCGCCACACCGGGGTGGAGCACGGTGAGGTCGGCTTCGGCCTGCTTCCGGACTGTCTCCAGGTGGGTCAACAGACCCGGGCGATCCTCGCGGTACTCGCCGAGCAGACGCAGCTTCGCGGTCGAGCACGGCCAGAGGAGGCCGCAGACCGGGCAGCGCCACGACGGGCGCAACGGGGAGTGCGTCGACTTCCTGGCCTTTCCTTCGGCGTGTGGCACGGGTTCTCCTCCTGGGTCGGCTGCTGGAAGCGGGGCCGTTTCTGGTCGCGGAAGCGGCCCCGCCACGAACGCGTCCGCCGGGCTCGGATCCCTGCCGGCCGCGCCGTCTATACCGCACTTTCCCGGGAGTCTCTGGACAAGCAAACAGCGTTACGAAAGATCGCGACGGCGCGACGCTCACGATCAGCCCGCAGGCGTGGCGGAGCTTCGTCGCCATGGCACTCGACGCCCGCTGACCGTCCACATCACGCGCACCGCACGGCCGGCCCGAGGTGATCAGCGCACGCCGGCGGGTTCGGCCGGTTGCGGTGGCACGCCCGTCGGCCAGGTGAGCCGACGTACGCCGGGCACCAGCGAGGTGCCGGCGCAGGAGGCCAGGACCAGCAGGCCGGCGACCGCCAGGGGTACGGGCGCACCGAACGCCTCGGCGGCCAGGGGCGCCAGCGCGTAGCCCAGCGGCATCGCGCCCAGCGACACCAGCCAGTCGTACGAGGTGACCCGGGCCAGGACCTCGGGGGGAAACTGGTGCTGCACCACTGTCTCCCAGACCGGGTTGAGATAGCCGAGGGCGGTCAGCGCCACGGCGTACGTGACGATCACGGCCGGGGCGGGCGCGGCGGCGGCGAGCAGGAACAGCGGCACGGCGTAGGTGGCGAGCCCGAGGTTGGCCAGCAGCACCGGTCGGCGCAGTCGGACCCGCCCGGCCAGCAGTGAGCCGGCGAGCATGCCGACCGCGCCGGCCTGTAACAACAGGACCCAGGTCGCCTCGCCGCCGAGACGGTCGATGGCGATGGCCGGCCCGAGGGTCATCAGCACGGCGGCGGCGCCGTTCCACACGCCGTGCCCGAGCAGGCTGGTCCAGAACCAGTCGCGAGCGCGGACCTCGCCGAAGCCGTGGCGCAGGTCGGTGAGGATCGAGCGGCGGGGCGCCGGCACGTGGCGGACCCGGACCAGCGCGAGCAGGACGGCGCTGAGCGCGAACGACGCGCTGTCGATGACGAACGCCCAGCCGGGCCCGGCGGCCCAGATCAGCACGCCCGCAAGCGCCGGGCCGAGCAGCCGGCTGGTGTTGGCGGTGACTCCCATCAGGGCGTTGGCCCGCTGCCGGTCGGCCGGCTCGACGGTCCCGGCGACCAGGGGCGCCGCTGTCGGGATGGCGAACGCCGACGCGGTGCCGCCGAGCGCGGAGGCCACCACGACTGTGGTCAGCGACGGGTCGCCGCCGAGCAGCTGGACGCCTACCGCCAGTTGGGTCGCGCAGCGGACCAGGTCGGCCAGCAGGGCGACGCGGCGGGCGGCGAACCGGTCGGCGACGACGCCGCCGAGCGGCAGGAGAAGCAGCCGGGGCACCATCGCCGCGGCGAGGACGACTGCCAACGCCCCGGTCGACCCGGTCGCGCGCAGCACGGCCAGGGCGAGCGCGGCGGGCACCACCGCGTCCCCGACGGCCGAGACGGTGCGGCCGAGGAACAGCAGCCGGAAGGGGCGGGTGCGCAGGGGGTGAGCCATGCCGGCAATGTACTTCGACGCTGAACCTTTCGGCAATGAATATTTCGTTGGTGAGCTAAGCTGGCCGCGTGACCGACACTCCGGACGCCGTCGACAGGCACGTCGAACGCTGGCTGCCCGTGGTGCCCGACCTCGATGTGGACGTCGAGGGCGCGGTGACCCGGATGATCCACCTGACCCGGCACCTGCGGGCGGTCAAGGAGCGGGTCCTGGCCGACTTCGACCTGCCGCCACACGAGTACGACACCCTGCACGCCCTAGCCGGCAGGCGTGGCCGGGCGGCTCCCTCGGATCTAGCCTCGGACATGTCCGTGGCGCCCGCCTCCATCACCGCCCGCGTCGACACCCTGCTTCGGCGGGGCTTCGTGCGCCGCATTCCGTCCACGGTCGACCGTCGTCGGGTGGACGTGGAACTCACCGACGAGGGCGAGGCCGCGTGGCGCGGGGCGATGGAGGTCCAGGGCGCCGAGGAGCACCGGTTGCTCGGCGCCCTGACGCCGGCCGAGCGGCGGGTGCTGTCCGACCTGCTGCGTCGCGTGCTCCTCGTCAGCGAGCAACCCGTCGACGCGCCGTAGACCTGCCACCGAGCGGGCGCGCCCGAGTACGGGGTCAACCAGCGGATCGCTGCGGAAAAGCCGTTGACCGGGCACTGATGATCGACAGGTGACCACCACCGTTCGGCCCGCCTGGGTAACCGCCACCGTCCGTCCCGACCATCCCGACGCGACAGAGCTGCTGCGTGAGTACATGACGGAGATGGTGGTGCGCTACCACTGCCGCCCGGCGCGAGCGGGCGAGGTCGACGAGGCGCTGGCCGAGCTGCCCAGCGACGACCTGGCGCACCCCGGGGGTCTGCTCCTGCTGGCCTACCGCGACGGGGCCCTGGCCGGCTGCGCCGGGCTGCGGTGGCATCCCGACTGGGCCGAGCTGACGCGCGTGTTCGTTCGCCCCACGTACCGGGGCGCGGGTGGGGGCGCCGCCCTGCTGGCCGCCGTCGAGCAGCGGGCGCGGGCAGCCGGGGCGGACCGCATCCGCCTCGACACCCGCTCCGACCTGGTCGAGGCCCGCGCCCTGTACACCCGGCACGGCTACGCCGAGATCCCGGCGTACTCGCAGGGCCCGTACGCCGAGCACTGGTTCGAGAAACGACTGAGCTGACCGCTTGACGGCCGCCGCGGCAGCCGACGGGGTGCTGACGCCGCGCATCCCCGTCGCCGAGCGGGCCAAGCCCCGCCGCGCCACCATCACCGCCAACGGCGACGCGCGCCGGCAGATCAACGCCTGATCGTGACGACGGCCTCGACGGCCGGCACCTGCACCGAGGTGCCGGCCGTCGGCGTTTCGGGCGCCGCGACGCCAGCTTGCGGCTCCGAGAGCGGCGCCGCGACGCCGGCTTGCGTGCCGCCCGACGGCGCGGCGTCCCCGGGCGGTGGGTAGAGCGCGGCGAGGGCGTGGGCGGTGCCGGCGAGCAGCTCCCGCAACTCGGGCGGGGCGAGCACCTCCGCCTGCGCGCCGAGCTTGAGCAATTCGACGCAGCCGTGTCGGATCGACTCGATCGGCACGGTCGTCGTGACCCAGCCGTCCGCGTCCGGGGCGTCGGCGCGGTCCTGCGCGGCCCGGCTCATCGCGGGCGGAAACAGGTAGGTCGTCTGCGCCAGCGCCGCCACGGTCATCCGCACCCGAGCCTCGGCGCGATACACCCCCCGCTCGTAGCGGGCGGCGTGCTCCTGCCAGCAGCCCGCCAGGTCGAAACCGGCCGGCCGCCCGGCGGGTTCGTCGAGCACGGTCAGGTCCAGGATCGCCCCCACCCGGTAGGTGCGCACCTGCCCGGACGCGGCGGCGACCAGGTACCAACGGCCGGCCTTGAGCACCACCCCGAGCGGGTCGAGGGTTCGGGTCACCTCGCGGGGCGCCTGCCACCGCCGGTAGCGCACGTTGACCCGACGGTCCTCCCACACCGCCGTCGCCAGCGCGGCCAGGTGTGGTGTCGGCTCGGGTTCGCGAAACCAGCTCGGCGCGTCCAGGTGGAACCGCTGGCGGATCCGGGCGCCCCGGTCGGCGAGGTCCGTCGGCAGCGCGGCGCTCAGCTTCAGCTCCGCTGTGGCCAGCACCGAGCCCAGGCCCAGCTCGGCGGCCGGGCCGGGCATGCCGGCCAGGAACAACGCCTCGGCCTCACCGGCGGTCAGGCCGGTGAGCCGGGTGCGGTAGCCGTCGAGCAGGCGGTAACCACCGGCCGGGCCACGCTCGGCGTACACGGGCACACCGGCGGCCCCCAGCGACTCCACGTCGCGGTACACCGTGCGAACCGACACCTCCAGGGCGTCGGCCAGTTCGGTGGCGGTCATCCGCCCCCGGGCCTGCAGGAGCAGCAGCAGGGAGACCAGCCGGCTGGCACGCACCGTGCGACCGTAGCCGACACCGTCCGCGCCGCCGCGCGCGCCGGCGTCGGCGCGCCTGCGTGGCAATCCCATCCGCTGCTGAGAACCTTTTTCACATGGTGTCCTCCGACGCTCCCGTGCTCGCCCGCCCCACCGCCCGACCGGCCCTGCCGAGCGGGCCGGTCGACGTCACCGAGGCGTGGCTGCGTAACCGTCGGTTGTCCGACCACACCCGCGACGCCTACCGCCGCGACGTCACCGCGTGGCTCGGCTGGTGCGCCGGCCGTGACCTGGACCCGCTGCGGGCCACCTTCCTGCACGTCAACGAGTACGCCCGCACGCTGGAGTCCACTCTCGTCGCCCGCAGCGGACGACCGTTGACCCCGGCGACCGTGGCACGTCGGTTGTCGGCGCTGTCCAGCTGGTACGACTTCCTCGTCAAGCTCGGCGGCGTGCCCGCCAACCCGGTCTCCGGCGCGGACCGGCCCCGCGTCGACCGGGACCACTCCGCCACCGTCGGGCTCACCCCGGAGGAGGTGGACGCGCTGCTCACCGCCGCCGACGCGGAGACCGGCCCGACGGCGGCCCGCAACCGCGCGGCGATCGCGCTGCTTGCCGATCTGGGCCTGCGGGTCGGGGAGCTGGTCTCGCTGAACCTGGCCGATCTCGGCACCGAACGCGGCCACCGTAGCGTGCGCTTCGTCGGCAAGGGCGGCAAACAGCGTCGCCGCGCCCTCACCCCGGGCACCGCGTACGCGGTGGACGCGTACCTGGCCCAGCGGGCCGCCACCGCCGGCGTGCCGGTGACACACCTGACCGGACCCCTGCTGGTCACCGCCAGCGGCGCCCGGCTCGACAGGCACTCGGTGTTCCGGATGGTCCGCCGACTGGCCCGGGCCGCCGGCATCCCGGCCTGGGCGCGACTGTCCCCGCACTCGCTGCGACACGCGTTCGCCACCACCGCCCGCTCCGAGGGTGTTCCCCTCGAAGACGTGCAGGACGCCATGGGGCACGCCGACCCGCGGACCACCCGCCGCTACGACCGGGACCGGCACAACCTCGACCGCGACCCGGCGTACGCGGTGTGGGCCGCCCGGTCCCGCCGCCGCGGCTGACTGTCTGACCCCCGGCCTACGGTCGGCGGATGCGATACGGACTGGAGATTCCCTGCGGTGGCGGCACCGTTGCGGTGTCCACCCTGGTCGAGCTGGGTGAGCTTGCCGAGAGCGCCGGGTGGGACGGGGTGTTCCTGGAGGATTACGTGATCCACTACTCCGGCGACGACCCGTTCACCTACGACCCGTGGTTGGTGCTCACCGCGATCGCCGGGCGCACCGACCGGGTGCGCCTGGGCACCACTGTCACCGCGCTGCCCCGCCGCCGCCCCGCGAAGCTGGCCCGCGAGGTGCTGACCCTCGACCACCTGAGCGCGGGCCGGGCCACCGTGGCGGTCGGTGTCGGCGACCCCGGCGACCGGGGCCTGGCCGCGTTCGGTGAGCCGACCGAGGTGGCCGTGCGCGCCGCGATGCTCGACGAGGGCCTCGACCTGCTCACCGGCCTGCTCGCCGGTGAGCAGGTCGACCATCGCGGCACCCACTACCGCGCCGAGAAGGTGGCGCTGCGGCCACCGCCCGTGCAGTCACCTCGCGTGCCGGTCTGGGTCGGCGGCAGCACCCAGGCCGGGGCGGTGCGACGTCGTGCGGCCCGCGCCGACGGCATCGTGCCGTACAAGCTCACCGACACCGACGGCTGGGCCGACTTCACCCCCGACGAGGTCCGCGACCTCGTCGCCGCCCTGCCCCCGACCCGGGCCGACGGCCAGCCGTTCGACGTGGCGATCGGCGGGCGACGCCGCCGCCCGGACGAGCGCGCCGAGCGGACCTACCACCGTGAGCTGGCCGCCGCCGGGGCAACCTGGTGGTTGGAGTACGTCCCGGTCGGCGACCCGGCCGCGATGCGCGCCGCGGTGGCCCGAGGCCCGCTGCGCTGAGCGTCGCGCCCGCGGGTCAGCCCTGCGGCCGGGGGCAGATGCAGAACGGCTGCCCGATCGGGTCTAGCAGCACCACCCACCGGTCGCCGCCAGGTTGGAACTCCGGCTTCGACGCGCCGACGGCGACGAACTCCTTCGTGGCCACGGCCAGGTCGTCGACGTAGAGGTCGAGGTGGTAGCGCTTCTGCCCGGCCGGGTCCGGCCAGGACGGCGGCTGGTAGCCCTCGACCAGACCGAAGCCGATGGACGCGCCACCGCCGCTGATCATCGCGTACTCGGCTTCGCTGTGGGTGATCTCCCAGCCCAGCGCCCGGTGGTAGAAGGCGGCGTGTGCGGCGGGGTCGGAGCTGTCCAGGTTGACCATCGCGAGGTCGGCGGTTGTCGTCATGTGGGCAGTCTGCCCCGGCGTACCTGCCAACCGATGTCAGGTACGCCGGGTTTTCTCGACACTCGTCACGGTGTCGCCTCAGCGCCAGGCCCCGGCAGCAGCTCGATGTCCGTAGCTCGCATGGGTCTGTCGCAAACGGAGCACCGCAGCTCCACATGGCTGATCTTGCCGCAGGCCGGAGGGTTGGCCGCAGACCCAGCCCTACCAATGGTGGCGGCTGCGCGACGAGTACGACACGTCGGAGGATCCGTCACGGTGAGCCCGGGTGTCGCCCCTGCTCGTGCCGACTGGTCAGCAGAGCAGGTCCAGGTGGTGGTGGGCGTCCTCGGCGATGTCCTCGTGCCGCAGCCACCGTCGCGCCCACAGTCGAGCGGCCAGCTCCGCCTGCTCGTCACCCCATGCGGCGTGCTCCACGAGCAGGGCGGCGGTCAACGCGTACGCCAGGCGCAGCGCCAGGCCGCGGGCGCCCGCGACCACCGCCGCCGCGCCCGGTTCGGCCGTCACCGACGTGATGGTGTCGCCCAACTGCGCGGCAGCGGCGGCCAGGGTGTCGGCCAGCGCGGGCGACAGCGGCCGGGCCAGGTCGACGGCGGCGGCGAGCCGGCTCAGTAGTGGCGCCCCGGCGTCCTCCCGGGTCAGCGCGCGCAGCACGTCGAGGGCCAGCACGTTTGTGGTGCCCTCCCAGATCGGCAGCACCTGCGCGTCGCGCAGCAGACGGGGCACGCCGGTGTCCTCCACGTAGCCGGCGCCGCCGAAGCTCTCCACGTACTCGCTGGCGGAGCTGACGGCGAGCCGCCCGGTGGCCAGCTTCGCCAGCGGCGCCACGATGCGCAGCTCCGCCGCGGCCTCCGGGTCGGCGCCGACCTCGACCCGCCCGAGCAGCGCGAACGCGTGCCCGGCGAGGGCGAACGCGCCCGCCGCGTCGACCGCGAGGGTGCCCAGCGTGGCACGGTGCAACGGCGAGGACGCCAACGCGCCACCCGCCACGTGCCGTGCGTCGGCGTACGCGCGGGCGTAGGCGAGCCCCCGTCGCATTCCGCCGGCCGCGGCGGAGGCGTTGTGCACCCGGGTCACCACGACCAGGGTCATCGCCCGGACCAGACCGGGCACCGCCGGGTCACCCAGCGGCATCGCGTACGCGTCGCGCAGGCCGATCTCGGCGGTCGGCAACGCCCGGGTGCCGAGCTTGTCCTTGAGCCGGTGCACGATGACACCGGGGGCGGGCGCGTCCGGTGCCGAGCCGGTGGTCAGCGGCGAGTCGACCGCGTAACGGGGAACGAGGAACGGGGCGAGCACCCGGCTGCCCCGTCCGGCACCCTCGGGGCGGGCCAGCGCCACCGCCATCGCGGCGTCGGCGGCGGAGCAGAACCACTTCTCCCCGGTCAGTCGCCACGAACCGTCGGCGGCGGGACGGCCGACGGTGCCGGAGCGGCCCAGGTCGGAGCCGCCCTGCGACTCGGTCATCCACTGCCCGCTGGTGATCGCCGTGGCCGGGTCGGTGGAGGTCAGCCGGGGCAGCCACGCGTCGCGGACACCGGCGTCGACGTCGGGGAGGCTGAGTAGCGCCGCCGCCCCGTCGGCCATCGCCACCGGGCAGGAGAACGTCGCCGACTCCGGCCCGTACACATGCAGCAGCGCGTGTTGCACGACCCGCGCGGCGGCCCCCCAGGTGCCGCGCGCGTCGGGCAGGTAGGGCAGCGCGACCACTGCGTGGCGGGCGGCGGCGGCACGCTGCGCCTGCCAGCCGGCGGACGTCTCGATGCGGTCGATCCGGGCGCCCCACGGGTCGTAGCGGACAAGCGTCGGCGGGTGCGCCTCGGCATCGGCGTGCGCCGCGCGCAGCGGCCCGGTGACGTCGGCGGCCAGCTCGGCGAGGCGACCCTTGGCGGCCGCGTGTCCGGCCGGGCCGAGGTGACGCTCCAGCCAGGACCGCAGCAGGGCATCACCGGTGTACGGGTCGGCGGGCGGTGGTACCGGCTGCACGAAGCGGCTCATCGATCGACTCCCTGGCGCTGCGGGGGGATGTGCGCCGACGGTAGACGATGCGTGGCCGCACCGAAAAGGGGCCCAGTTTCCGGCTTGTCACGCCTGGGTGCGACGGTCTTCTCTACGGTCGGTAGTCGTGGGTGCCGGCCAGTCGTGGAGCCGACCGGCCCGGCGGCACCGCCCGATGCGCACCGGGCTGGCCTTCGCCGGGTTCGGCATGGCGCTGTGCTGCGTCGGGGTGGCCGGCCTGGGGGCGTGGAACCTGCAGACGGTGCGGCAGGCCGCCGGCCCGATCCGGGAGACCGCCGACGGTTTCCTCAGCGAGGTGACCCTCGGCGACAGCGACCAGGCGTACGAGCGGCTCTGCGCGGACGCGCGTACCCGGTGGAGCACGATCGGCTTCACCAGTTGGGTGCGGACCCCACCGATGGTGACCGACTACGAGATCACCGACGTGTCGGTGTCCACCAAGGGCGGGCGTCCGCGCGGCACGGTGACGGTGAAGGTGACACGCGACGGCGGCATCAGCGAGGAACGCCGCCTGCCGGTGGTCCGCGAGGACGGCGACTGGCGGGTGTGCGGTGACCCGTTCTGAGCCGCCGGCCGTCGCCGCGACGCGTCCCGGGTTGCTGCGCAAGCGTCAGGGGGTCGAGCCGACGACCTCGACCGAGCTGTTCTTCGACCTGGTCTTCATCTTCACGATCACCCAGTTGTCGCACTACCTGATCGAGCACCCGGACTGGCGCGGCGCCGGACGCACCGCGCTGCTGCTGGCGCTGGTCTGGTTCGTCTGGGTCTACACCACGTGGCTCACCAACTGGCTGCACCCGGACCGGGGTCCGGTGCGCGCGATGCTGATCGCGGTGGCGCTGGGCAGTCTGCTGTTGTCGGCGGCGATCCCGCAGGCGTTCGCCGACACCGGCCTGCTCTTCGCGGTGGTCTACGTGACCGTCCAGGTGGGCCGCACCGTGTTCTCGTTGTGGGCGGTGCAGGGCACCCCGTGGCTGGTCGACGGCTTTCAGAAGTCGCTGCCGTGGATAGCCGGGACGTCGGGGCTCCTGGTGGTCGGCGGCCTGGTCGGCGGGGCCGCCCGGGAGGTGGTGTGGTCGGCGGCGGTCGTGCTCGACGTGGTCGGCCTGCTGATCGGCTACCCGCTGCCCGGGCGGGGGCGTAGTCGCCCCGAGCGGTGGATGGTGGAGGGCGGACACCTGGCCGAGCGGTGCGGGGCGTTCGTGCTGATCGCGTTGGGCGAGTCGATCCTGGTCACCGGCACGACCCTCACGTCGCACGTCGACCGGGTGACGTCCGGGGCGTTCCTGCTGGCGTTCGCCGGATCGGTGGCCCTGTGGTGGGTGTACTTCGCCCGTTCGGCCCCGGCCGCGACGGAGGTCATCGCCCGCGCCGGCGAACGCACCGGCGCGTTGAGCCGGCTGGCGTTCAACTACCTGCACCCGGTGATCGTCGCCGGCGTCATCGTGACCTCGGCGGGCGACGAGCAACTCCTGCGCGAGCCCGGCGCACCCGCCACCATGACCGCCGCGCTGTTCACCCTGGTCGGCCCGGCGCTGTTCCTCGCCGGGCACGGGGCCTACATGGCGGTGCTGTGGCGGACCGTGCCGACCAGCCGGATCGTCGCGGTGGTGGTGCTGCTGGCGCTCGTGCCGATCGGTGTGTGGCTCGGGGCGACAGTCGCGGCGTGCTCCGTCATGGCGCTTGCGGTGATCGTCGGGGTCATCGTCACCGACCGGTTCCGGGTGCGGCGGGGCGCGCGGTGACCGGGCCCGGACCGGACGGTGGGCCGGTCCACCCGCAGTTGCTGCGCCCGCGGCGCGGTGTGGAGCGGACCACCTCCACCGAGCTGTTCTTCGACCTGGTCTACGTCTTCACGATCACCCAGCTGTCGCACTACCTGAGCGAGGATCTGAGCTGGCGGGGCGCCGGGCGGACCGCGGTGCTGCTGGGCCTGGTCTGGCTGGTCTGGATCTACACCGTCTGGATGGGCAACTGGCTGCACCCGGACCGGGCGCCGGTGCGCGCCACGTTGCTGGTGGTGACGCTGGGCAGCCTGCTGCTGGCCGCCGCGTTGCCGACCGCGTTCGGCGACGACGGCCTGCTCTTCGCCGGGGCGTACGCGGCGGTGCAGGTGGGGCGCACGCTCTTCGTCCTGTGGGCGATCCGTGGGCAGCCCTGGCTCGGTGACAGTTTCCGCCAGTGCGTCGTCTGGATCTCGGGCACCGGGGCGCTGGCGGTGGTTGGTGGGCTTGTGGACAGCCCGGTCCGGGAGCTGATCTGGATCGGGGTGATCGTCGTCGACGCCGTCGGGCTGGCGACCGGGTTTCCGGTGCCCGGCATGGGGCGCAGCAAGCCGGAGCACTGGAGGGTGGAGGGTGGACACCTGGCCGAACGGTGTCAGGCGTTCATCCTCATCGCGCTGGGGGAGTCGATCCTGATCACCGGGGGGACGCTGACGCAGCGGCTGGACCGGGTGACGATCGGGGCGTTTCTGCTCGCCTTCGCGGGCTCGGTGGCCCTGTGGTGGGTGTACTTCGACCGGGCGCAGGCCGGCACGGCGGTGTTGGCCGGCGCGGGTGAGCGGGCCGGCGGGCTCTCGCGGCTGCTGTTCAACTATCTGCACCCGGTGATGGTGGCCGGCATCGTCGTCACCGCGGTCGGCGACGAGCGGCTGCTGCACGCGCCGGGTGAATCGGTCGATCGGGCGAGCGCGCTTGTCGTGCTTGGCGGTCCCGCGCTGTTCCTCGCCGGGCACGCCGCGTACCAGATGGTGCTCGGTTACGCCGGGGTGACCGCTCGGGTCGCGGCGGCGCTGCTGCTGCTCGCGCTGTCCCCGGCGGCGGTCGCGGTGCGGGTTCCGGTCGCGGTGGCCGCCGGCGGGGCGCTGCTGATCACGGTCGCGGTGATCGCGGCCGACTGGGTGTCGGGCCGGCGGGCGCCGTCGCGGGGGCCTCAGTCGCGGGGGCCGAGGTCGCCGCTGCGGTAGTGCCGGCGGCACAGCACCTGGTAGCGCACGTCGGCGGTGTCGACGGTGTCGCCGATGACGACCTGCGCGCCCTCGCGGACCACCCGACCGTCGACGACCCGCGCGTTGAGCAGGCCCTCACGGCCGCACCAGCAGAGCACCTCGACCTGGATGCGTGCCACCTCGTCGGCCAACTCGAACAGGCGCTGCGCGGCGGGGAACAGGCAGGACCGGAAGTCGGTGGCGAGGCCGAACGCGAACACGTCCACGTCGTAGCTGTCGACCAGCTCGGCCATCTGCTCGACGTGCTCGACGGTGTAGAAGCACGCCTCGTCGCAGATCAGGTAGTCGACGCGGACCCCGTCGGCCCACCGGCCCCGGACCAGGGCTCGCAGGTCCAGGTCGTCGGTGACCTCGATGGCCTCGTGGGCCAGGCCGATGCGGGTGGTGACCTGCGGGCCGAGCGACCTGTCGATGCGTGTGGTGACCAGCCCGCGCCGGCCCTGCCGGGCGTGGTTGTAGTTCATCTGCAACGCCATCGTGGACTTGCCGCAGTCCATCGGCCCCCAGAAGAACTTCAACGCCGCGGCGTGCACCGGCCGCCCGTCGAGCCCGCGTGCGGCCACGCAGCCGGCCGGTGCGTGCGGCTGGCCGGGGAAGGGGTGGGCCAGGCAGGTCGGGGCGGCAGTGGCGTCGTCGGTCACGGTCGGGCAGCCTAGCCGATCGGCCGGCCCCGATCTGTCGGGTGCGGGATGCGTGCTCAGAGCACCCGGGGTGGGGTGTTGCCGGCGGCGACGATGGCCCGGCGGATCGGCACGGCGGCGAGGAGCAGGAACCCGACCACGAAGAAGATCAGCAGTGAGACCAGGCCCACCCGGTAGGAGGCGGTGAGTTGGAACACGAGGCCGAACGCGAGCGGGCCGAGCCAGCTGGTGCCCTTGTCGCTGATCTCGTAGAAGCCGTAGTACTCGCCCTCCTTGCCGGCGGGGATGAGCTGGCTGAACAGGGACCGGCTCAGCGCCTGGCTGCCGCCGAGGACCAGTCCGATGGCGGCGCCGAGCACCATGAACGGCACCGGCGCCTCGGCGGGCAGCCGGAACGCGCCGAGGATCACACCAGTCCACAGCACCAGGCTGAGCAGCACCGTCTTCCACGCGCCGATACGCCGAGCGAGAGCGCCGAGACTCAGCGCGCCTCCGAAGGCGAGGAACTGCACCAGCAGGATGGTGACGATCAGGGTGCTCTGCTCCAGCCGCAGCTCCTCCGTGCCGTACTGGCTGGCGAGGGTGATGACGGTCTGGATGCCGTCGTTGTAGACCAGGAACGCGAGCAGGAAGAACAACGTCAGCGGGTACGCCTTGACCTCGCGCAGGGTGTGGCCGAGCTGCCGGAACCCGTCGGTGAGCACGTTGCCGCGCGCCGCCAGGGCCGCCGCGGCGGGCCGTTCGCGCAGCCAGCGCAGTGGCACCAGCGTGAACGCGGCCCACCACACCCCGGCGGAGACGATCGACCAGCGGGCCAGGTCAAGGGTGCGTTGCGGGTTGTCGT from Micromonospora lupini harbors:
- a CDS encoding Rv0361 family membrane protein, with protein sequence MGAGQSWSRPARRHRPMRTGLAFAGFGMALCCVGVAGLGAWNLQTVRQAAGPIRETADGFLSEVTLGDSDQAYERLCADARTRWSTIGFTSWVRTPPMVTDYEITDVSVSTKGGRPRGTVTVKVTRDGGISEERRLPVVREDGDWRVCGDPF
- a CDS encoding acyl-CoA dehydrogenase family protein, producing the protein MSRFVQPVPPPADPYTGDALLRSWLERHLGPAGHAAAKGRLAELAADVTGPLRAAHADAEAHPPTLVRYDPWGARIDRIETSAGWQAQRAAAARHAVVALPYLPDARGTWGAAARVVQHALLHVYGPESATFSCPVAMADGAAALLSLPDVDAGVRDAWLPRLTSTDPATAITSGQWMTESQGGSDLGRSGTVGRPAADGSWRLTGEKWFCSAADAAMAVALARPEGAGRGSRVLAPFLVPRYAVDSPLTTGSAPDAPAPGVIVHRLKDKLGTRALPTAEIGLRDAYAMPLGDPAVPGLVRAMTLVVVTRVHNASAAAGGMRRGLAYARAYADARHVAGGALASSPLHRATLGTLAVDAAGAFALAGHAFALLGRVEVGADPEAAAELRIVAPLAKLATGRLAVSSASEYVESFGGAGYVEDTGVPRLLRDAQVLPIWEGTTNVLALDVLRALTREDAGAPLLSRLAAAVDLARPLSPALADTLAAAAAQLGDTITSVTAEPGAAAVVAGARGLALRLAYALTAALLVEHAAWGDEQAELAARLWARRWLRHEDIAEDAHHHLDLLC
- a CDS encoding low temperature requirement protein A encodes the protein MTGPGPDGGPVHPQLLRPRRGVERTTSTELFFDLVYVFTITQLSHYLSEDLSWRGAGRTAVLLGLVWLVWIYTVWMGNWLHPDRAPVRATLLVVTLGSLLLAAALPTAFGDDGLLFAGAYAAVQVGRTLFVLWAIRGQPWLGDSFRQCVVWISGTGALAVVGGLVDSPVRELIWIGVIVVDAVGLATGFPVPGMGRSKPEHWRVEGGHLAERCQAFILIALGESILITGGTLTQRLDRVTIGAFLLAFAGSVALWWVYFDRAQAGTAVLAGAGERAGGLSRLLFNYLHPVMVAGIVVTAVGDERLLHAPGESVDRASALVVLGGPALFLAGHAAYQMVLGYAGVTARVAAALLLLALSPAAVAVRVPVAVAAGGALLITVAVIAADWVSGRRAPSRGPQSRGPRSPLR
- a CDS encoding thymidine kinase, with translation MTDDATAAPTCLAHPFPGQPHAPAGCVAARGLDGRPVHAAALKFFWGPMDCGKSTMALQMNYNHARQGRRGLVTTRIDRSLGPQVTTRIGLAHEAIEVTDDLDLRALVRGRWADGVRVDYLICDEACFYTVEHVEQMAELVDSYDVDVFAFGLATDFRSCLFPAAQRLFELADEVARIQVEVLCWCGREGLLNARVVDGRVVREGAQVVIGDTVDTADVRYQVLCRRHYRSGDLGPRD
- a CDS encoding MFS transporter codes for the protein MAETVTPTVDDTPPPASTRRERSGWYIYDWANSAFQTTVITVFLGPFLTTVAELAAGCELGADTCDGYVHPLGIRVAAGSYYPYLISLSVFLTVFVLPVIGAIADRSAHKKRLLGGAAFTGAAATIAMAFVTGDRYLLGGALFLIANISFGAAIVVYNSFLPQLGGPDERDGISSRGWALGYLGGGVLLALNLVAVTLLSEDDNPQRTLDLARWSIVSAGVWWAAFTLVPLRWLRERPAAAALAARGNVLTDGFRQLGHTLREVKAYPLTLFFLLAFLVYNDGIQTVITLASQYGTEELRLEQSTLIVTILLVQFLAFGGALSLGALARRIGAWKTVLLSLVLWTGVILGAFRLPAEAPVPFMVLGAAIGLVLGGSQALSRSLFSQLIPAGKEGEYYGFYEISDKGTSWLGPLAFGLVFQLTASYRVGLVSLLIFFVVGFLLLAAVPIRRAIVAAGNTPPRVL
- a CDS encoding low temperature requirement protein A, with protein sequence MTRSEPPAVAATRPGLLRKRQGVEPTTSTELFFDLVFIFTITQLSHYLIEHPDWRGAGRTALLLALVWFVWVYTTWLTNWLHPDRGPVRAMLIAVALGSLLLSAAIPQAFADTGLLFAVVYVTVQVGRTVFSLWAVQGTPWLVDGFQKSLPWIAGTSGLLVVGGLVGGAAREVVWSAAVVLDVVGLLIGYPLPGRGRSRPERWMVEGGHLAERCGAFVLIALGESILVTGTTLTSHVDRVTSGAFLLAFAGSVALWWVYFARSAPAATEVIARAGERTGALSRLAFNYLHPVIVAGVIVTSAGDEQLLREPGAPATMTAALFTLVGPALFLAGHGAYMAVLWRTVPTSRIVAVVVLLALVPIGVWLGATVAACSVMALAVIVGVIVTDRFRVRRGAR